In the Desulfitobacterium hafniense DCB-2 genome, TACTATATTGAAGTGAAGTTGAAGGATGAAGCGCAGGGTCGTTGGCGGATACCCATGTACTCTTTTGCCGGGGAATTTTCTGCCGATGTTCTATCATCCTTAACGGTCGGCGACGAGGTCATCATTGATACTGTCAATATAGGTGAGGAAAGGATACCTTATCATATCCAGACCGGCTCGACGGGTGTTGTCAATTTAAACCTTGCCCACAAGCTCCATGGGCCTCAGGCCGATCAGGCTTATAGTCACCTGAGCACCGGGCTGTATAAGGGAACGATAACAGAAACCGTATTTCCGGAACGACCGGAAGATATTGCCTTTCCCTATCAGGAACATTATTTTTTGGAACAGGTCAAAGAATTTCAAGCCGGTCTGCTGGCTGAGCAGGGGCAGCCTCTTCAGGACAGCAAAGAATGGGGGGCTGTAGAGAATTTTGCGGAGTATAAGCTGATCAGCGAACCGATTAGGGAACATGGGGCAAAGGGATATATTCTCGCCATGACTTCTCTCCAGCCGGTGGATGAGGCCATCGGTGTGATCCGGCAATTCTACCCTTACTTTTTGGGAGTTGCCTTGCTGTGCATGCTGGTTTTGGCCTTCGTTCTTTCCAAATGGCTGGCCAAGCCCCTCCTATCCATCAACCGGATCACCGGGAAGATAGCGGCGATGGATTTTACCGAAAAGCTGCCGGTGGGTTCTGAGGATGAAATCGGCCAGTTATCCCGAAATATCAATCACCTGTCCAGCCGGATGGAAGGATATATTGAGCAATTGAAGCGGGATCTCGATCAAGAGAAGCGCTTGGAAAAGACACGGAAGGAATTTATCGCCGGAGTATCTCATGAACTGAAAACCCCCCTGGCTGTGATGAAAAG is a window encoding:
- a CDS encoding sensor histidine kinase, whose amino-acid sequence is MTKSIVFKWFLLTALLFSTLFLVMGITQNYFFEKYYIDRKSDTLRLDMKEYTERAAMMGAEAASQELYKHNRVWITELDEYGRIRDVEDYYIEVKLKDEAQGRWRIPMYSFAGEFSADVLSSLTVGDEVIIDTVNIGEERIPYHIQTGSTGVVNLNLAHKLHGPQADQAYSHLSTGLYKGTITETVFPERPEDIAFPYQEHYFLEQVKEFQAGLLAEQGQPLQDSKEWGAVENFAEYKLISEPIREHGAKGYILAMTSLQPVDEAIGVIRQFYPYFLGVALLCMLVLAFVLSKWLAKPLLSINRITGKIAAMDFTEKLPVGSEDEIGQLSRNINHLSSRMEGYIEQLKRDLDQEKRLEKTRKEFIAGVSHELKTPLAVMKSCLAIIKDGIAAEKREHYFQAMEEEIERMDLLVVNMLDLAKFASGTYKPEMAPFAIDQAIAEAARSLAEPIGEKNLTLTLNLCSLRVVGHQGLISRVITNFLSNAIRHTEEGGAIAIAVSDKGQTAEISVENQGSPLAEADRKKIWEQFYRGEARAAKAGTGLGLALSKEILELHHGVYGVENTRDGVRFFFTLPVQP